The genomic region GTCCTTCATGATGCTCAAGTACATGCACGATCACTACCTGGACCAATATGAGTGGTTCATGCGGGCCGACGATGATGTGTACATCAAGAGCGAGCGCCTGGAGGGCTTCCTGCGCTCGCTCAACAGCAGCGAGGCCCTCTTCCTGGGCCAGACGGGCATGGGCGCCCGCGACGAGCTGGGCAAGCTGGCGCTGGAGCCCGGTGAGAACTTCTGCATGGGTGGCCCCGGCGTGATCATGAGCCGCGAGGTGCTGCGCCGGATGGTTCCTCACATCGGCCAGTGCCTGCAGGAGATGTACACCACGCATGAAGACGTTGAGGTGGGCCGCTGCGTGCGGAGGTTTGCCGGCGTGCAGTGTGTCTGGTCCTACGAGGTAAGAGCAAAGATGGCGGCTGGTCGTATTGTATACTGCAGTTATTCCATCTATCACTGCTTTTGAAGGTTTATTTTTAATTGGTGTTATACAAGAGAAGGCTGGGTAGAAAACCATCTGAGAATGAGGATGTAGTCGGTAGAAATGACCTTCAATGTATTCCGTCTGAAGTGTACTGAAATGTGAGGGGAATCGCCAACAAGACGCCTATCTTGGTTTGAAGTACTGTGTGAAGTGAAAGACATCATGCAGTGGATTTCCCACACAACACAGTAGAGTGTCAAGGGCATAAGTTGATAGTCAGTAGATCTGGCACCTTCAGTAGGCAGTCCTTAGACTATCTCCTGGCAGATTTACTATTCACAATATATTTATGTGACCATATGATTTCTTGACAGATCAAAGAAAGGGACAATTCCATTAAATTATGCTGAGCACCAGTGCGTCTAGGAGAAAAATGAGTCCGATATTAATTGCTGTAATGATTAGGGTTTGCTGTACCGTTGTTCCCCAGTGACCTACTGTAGAGTAAAAACCGAGCACATATTGGTTACTGTCATGGCTGCACCTTTACAACAGAGAAGATGGACTGTTTCAAACACAAACAGGTCAAACGATGTGACCCATACTACTGGCGCAATATTTGTTTCTTCCTGTGGTGGGATTGGTGGGCTGCATTTTGCATTCGTAAACCATGAATGTTTACACCTTGTTCCGTCATGTTACCTCATTATCTAGCGAGCTGACAGCCTGGTTACTTCACCATTCTATCCACTACACATTAGAGgcacagaaagaaaggaaaggGGTGGCTTCTTCAGCAGGGGAAGGATCACACCAATGAGTGAATGACTGATCTCTTGCATGTCGTCACCCACAAACTCGACGTTCTTAAAGAGACCCTGTACAATTCTAATGTTTTGCATCTCAATAGGTACACAATGTAGAAACCTCATTTTTCAATGGCGGGATTTTGTTTCAACATTTTAGCTTTTTATAATAAACAAATGTCTTTACACTGTTAAATATTAATTTACAGAGCACAACGTGTGCTTCATATATACTGTATCTCAATCAATTTCAACTTTATTTTCTGGCCAAACAATATTTTTTTCCCGCATATACTGCAATCAAACTTCCTTGTTTCAGACTTTTGCTTTCTAACGTGCGTTGTTCTAAAATCAACCCCATTTAAGGTTCTGCAGGTGTAATTTAACAAGGTTCTGCAGGTGTAATTTAACAAGGTTCTGCAGGTGTAATTTAACAAGGTTCTGCAGGTGTAATTTAACAAGGTTCTGCAGGCGTAATTTAACAAGGTTCTGCAGGTGTAATTTAACAAGGTTCTGCAGGTGTAATTTAACAAGGTTCTGCAGGTGTAATTTAACAAGGTTCTGCAGGCGTAATTTAACAAGGTTCTGCAGGCGTAATTTCGGCTATCAGAGATTATGGGTTGCAGCTTGGCAAAAGGTGTCTGTTTTCTGACTGACAGCCTTTGTTAGTGTGGTCATCTCACAGTAACTGTGGAGCTTTCGTGCTGCTGTCCTCACAAGCATTagacagagactagagagggaactGTCAGACTCTTAATTCAACTGTCGATCAATTCATGTCTTTATTCATTAGGACCACTTGATCTGACGTGTGCGTTCGCTTACGCCCCCGCGCCCCGCTTGTCCTTTGATATCAAGGTTATTATGACCCTGAGtcacttctgtgtgtgtgtgtgtgtgtgtgtgtgtgtgtgtgtgtgtgtgtgtgtgtgtgtgtgtgtgtgtgtgtgtgtgtgtgtgtgtgtgtgtgtgtgtgtgtgtgtgtgtgtgtgtgtgtgtgtgtgtgtttattgaccAGTTTGTAAACCATAACAAGACATGTTCTGTTTGTAGTTGTCCACTGGGTTCCTTTGCAAACTACCAGAAACAGTATGTTGTGTATTTTAGCAGCAGACACAAGGCCGGGCACCCACCCACCATACGGTTGACTTGTCATTCTTCACTTCAGTTAGTCATTTAGCCATAAATCAAGTCACTGTTGAGACATGCAGCTAAATGCACATTTCCCCCATCCAAATAAATCTGCATATAATATCAGGCCTGTGAACAAATTGGTAAAACACAGCATCTGTTCAGTTTTTAAAGCTGCTAATTAATCTGGTTTGGCAGGTGGAATGAGACAGACATGTCTGCTGTCTCATATACAGAGTTCAGTCCCAGCCACCTTTACGACCTGCCTGGGGCCACTTTTAAACAGCCATTTGATGTGAGTTTTAATTACAGCTTATTGTTTATCTAGTTACAGAGAGCGGAGCCAAGCAACTGCATCATTAatatcagtgagtgtgtgtgtgtgtgtgtctctgtctctctgtcctcttcctcctaagtgtgtgtctgtttctctctgtcctcttcctcctaagtgtgtgtgtgtgtctgtgtctctctgtcctcttcctcctaagtgtgtgtctctctgtcctcttcctcctaagtgtgtgtgtgtgtctgtctctctgtcctcttcctcctaagtgtgtgtctctctgtcctcttcctcctaagtgtgtgtctctctgtcctcttcctcctaagtgtgtgtgtctctgtctctctgtcctcttcctcctaagtgtgtgtgtctctgtctctctgtcctcttcctcctaagtgtgtgtgtctgtgtctggctgtccaTCCgtccattccttcctctctcctcatcacatctccatGGTGAATCTAAATGACTGTTTAACATTACATTGTCTGAAATCTCAGACAATTTCCACATTTTGATGATTCAGTACGTTGGTAGGAAAACTTGCTGCCATCACAGTGGAGGACTTTACTACTAAAATACAGATGAAAAGTCTCTTCTGAAGATGTATTCCTTCAATAAGAGGCAGTTGTTTGGTCAGCCAAGCCATCGACAGTGTGTTTTGTGGGAGCGTTTGAATGAATGTCTGTTCATTAGTCTATTTAATGTGgtgaaggaagagaaagaggtgtGACCCAAACCAAGGCTTATTATTCATCTAGGAGTCCAGTCTTAGATGTGAGACACAAAGCCTCTCTTTGTGGTACTGCTAATAAAACACATCCCACTGACTACTGGAGgggtgggatggatggaggggtgggtggatggatggaggggtgggtggatggatggaggggtgggtggatggaggggtgggtggatggatggatggatggatggagggggatggatggatggaggggtggatggaggggtgggtggatggatggagggggggtgggtggaggggatggatggagggggggtgggtggaggggtgggtggatggatggaggggtgggtggaggggatgggtggaggggtgggatggaggggtgggatggatgggtgggtgggggtggatggaggggtgggtggatggatggaggggtgggtggatggatggatgggggtggtggatggatggatggaggggtggatggaggggatggatggaggggtggatggaggggtgggatggaggggtgggatggaggggatggatgcAAATAATCACATGGGCTCACAGTGAAATATGGTCCTGAGTCACGTGATTGTGTCTGTAAAGGCCCAGGTCTCACTCCCTGACCACAGAACCATATCTGGTTTCCTCAGTAATGCCTGCCTGTGGAGTTAGTTGCTATGGTAGCTGTGCATCCATGTCTCCCTTCACTACGAGTGAGTCAGTGTTGAGAGTCATTATCCAAATGGTGTTTTAGAAGAGCCCTCCAGTGATTCAGAAAGAGCAGCAGAACAGCCGTCACTGGGCTTTGAGTCTATTGATCCTCTATCACAGCCACAGAACCCAGGGGTTTCTGTCAGACTTGCTGTTATCATACActacaagtatgtggacacctgctcctcGAACATCACATTccagaatcatgggcattaatatggagttggtccccgctttgctgctataacagcctccactcttctgggaaggatttccactagatgttggaacattgctgtggggatttgcttccattcagctataagagcattagtgaggtcgggcactgatgttgggtgattaggcctggcttgaagtcggcgttccaattcatcccaaaggtgtttgatggggttgaggtcagggctctgtgcaggccagtcaagttcttccacaccgatctcgacaaaccatttctgtatgaaccttgctttgtgcacaggggcattgtcatgctgaaacaggaaagggccttccccaaactgttgccacaaagttggaagaacaGAATCGTCTATAATGTAATTTCTGTAGCATTAAgagttcccttcactggaactaaggagcgtAGGGTTGTTGGTGACCATATTACTGCCACAACCTGCGGTCACCAATCATGAAGGCAGTCAGATTCCACGTGAGCATTTAGTCACAGTAGTTAGGCTTCTCCAAGTGCAgatgctgctgctggtcattagtacatttaacattacatttaagtcatttagcagacgctcttatccagagcgacttacaaattggtgcattcaccttaaccTACctaacttgctaactgcctggttcTCAGCACTCTaatgtccctctaatcactcagACATCAATATAAATGTAATGGAAGATCTAATGATACTCTTCATTAGAGCTCATGttcacaacatttctataggctatgcaactGTGTGAGAAAACATTAAACAgcagaggatcccatcagctttctaaaGGCCAGGCCTACTATATTCTCAACGTTCCTGATATGAAGCACAtagcttctctttacaacaggagtacagcctacctggctggcatggaAAAACATCATTAGAGTCGcttcatgcagccttacaatgtattaaaaatcaaaacatatagcttcgtttgtagaacaactaaagttacatgaaTAACTCTAAATTACGCATATAgatacctatttctttgttttaccgctcaacacagaatagctgcgCTGTGCTCACTCCCtgaatcgtttggagaaaatatgatattttattcagctttgttcaattgtattcttcatactatgaAATAGTGCCATGGAATTATATGCaactcttgtctgctaaatgaactagtgtagcccacagccatttggaatggccagatcagggcctaacataagcacaactcttgtctgctaaatgaactagtgtagcccacagccatttggaatggccagatcagggcctaacataagcacaactcttgtctgctaaatgaactagtgtagcccacagccatttggaatggccagatcagggcctaacataagcacaactcttgtctgctaaatgaactagtgtagcccacagccatttggaatggccagatcagggcctaacataagcacaactcttgtctgctaaatgaactagtgtagcccacagccatttggaatggccagatcagggcctaacataagcacaactcttgtctgctaaatgaactagtgtagcccacagccatttggaatggccagatcagggcctaacataagcacaactcttgtctgctaaatgaactagtgtagcccacagccatttggaatggccagatcagggcctaacataagcacaactcttgtctgctaaatgaactagtgtagcccacagccatttgggatggccagatcagggcctaacataagcacaactcttgtctgctaaatgaactagtgtagcccacagccatttggaatggccagatcagggcctaacataagcacaactcttgtctgctaaatgaactagtgt from Oncorhynchus gorbuscha isolate QuinsamMale2020 ecotype Even-year unplaced genomic scaffold, OgorEven_v1.0 Un_scaffold_910, whole genome shotgun sequence harbors:
- the chsy3 gene encoding chondroitin sulfate synthase 3 gives rise to the protein MAGRSRRAWFSVLLGLVVGFTLASRLILPKATELKKSGQKRKANPAGCGLNGGLRREFGGILWPPQDNGFSATEKPVPRSNNFLYVGVMTAQKYLNNRAIAAHRTWAQTIPGHVEFFSSEGSDTTIPIPIVALHNVDDSYPPQKKSFMMLKYMHDHYLDQYEWFMRADDDVYIKSERLEGFLRSLNSSEALFLGQTGMGARDELGKLALEPGENFCMGGPGVIMSREVLRRMVPHIGQCLQEMYTTHEDVEVGRCVRRFAGVQCVWSYERADSLVTSPFYPLHIRGTERKERGGFFSRGRITPMSE